In Tepidimonas taiwanensis, the following are encoded in one genomic region:
- the dapB gene encoding 4-hydroxy-tetrahydrodipicolinate reductase: MTAQPPYRVAIAGASGRMGRMLIEAVQAADDCVLSAALDRPDSPALGQDAAAFLGQPAGVAIGADLDAALAVSDFLIDFTRPEGTMAHLAACRRHGTALVIGTTGFDDAQKAEIAAAARDIPIVMAPNMSVGVNVTLKLLEMAARALAVGYDIEIVEAHHRHKVDAPSGTALKMGEVIAAAQGRDLKDCAVYERVGHTGERPAGAIGFATVRGGDVVGDHTVMFLGSGERIEITHKSSSRATYAQGSLRAVRFLATQSRGLFDMFDVLGLKTNERSFSENP; this comes from the coding sequence ATGACCGCCCAACCCCCCTATCGTGTCGCCATCGCCGGCGCCAGCGGCCGCATGGGCCGCATGCTCATCGAAGCCGTGCAAGCCGCCGACGACTGTGTTCTGTCGGCCGCGCTCGACCGGCCCGACAGCCCCGCGCTCGGCCAGGACGCGGCCGCGTTCCTTGGCCAGCCGGCCGGCGTGGCGATCGGCGCGGACCTGGACGCGGCGCTGGCTGTCAGCGACTTTCTGATCGACTTCACCCGCCCCGAGGGGACGATGGCCCACCTGGCCGCATGCCGGCGCCACGGCACCGCGCTGGTCATCGGCACCACCGGGTTCGACGACGCGCAAAAGGCCGAAATCGCGGCCGCCGCGCGCGACATTCCGATCGTGATGGCACCCAACATGAGCGTGGGCGTCAACGTCACGCTCAAACTCCTGGAGATGGCTGCGCGGGCGCTGGCCGTCGGCTACGACATCGAGATCGTCGAGGCGCACCACCGCCACAAGGTCGACGCCCCGAGTGGCACGGCGCTCAAGATGGGCGAGGTCATCGCCGCCGCGCAGGGGCGGGACCTGAAGGACTGTGCGGTGTACGAGCGCGTCGGCCACACGGGCGAGCGCCCGGCCGGCGCGATCGGCTTTGCCACCGTGCGCGGCGGCGACGTGGTGGGCGACCACACGGTGATGTTCCTCGGCAGCGGCGAGCGCATCGAGATCACCCACAAGTCCAGCAGCCGCGCGACCTACGCGCAGGGCAGCCTGCGGGCGGTGCGCTTCCTCGCCACCCAGTCCCGGGGGCTGTTCGACATGTTCGATGTGCTGGGCCTAAAAACGAACGAACGTTCGTTCAGTGAAAACCCCTAG
- a CDS encoding outer membrane protein assembly factor BamE → MNVAARLLTSLVARRYAWTVPLAGALLAGCASLDGATARLASLGGVITPYRMDILQGNVVVREQVQALQPGMTREQVQAILGTPLVASVFHANRWDYVFTLQRQGQPPQRRVVTVFFDGDRLARVQADELPTEEEFVASLAARRPAGQAPALEASEEQLRAFEAKGTSAPATPPSPEAAPDAAAASTARSYPPLEPR, encoded by the coding sequence ATGAACGTTGCCGCCCGCCTGCTCACCTCCCTCGTTGCCCGCCGGTACGCGTGGACGGTGCCCCTCGCCGGGGCGCTGCTGGCGGGCTGTGCCTCGCTCGACGGCGCGACGGCGCGGCTGGCCAGCCTCGGCGGCGTGATCACGCCGTACCGCATGGACATCCTGCAGGGCAACGTCGTGGTGCGCGAGCAGGTGCAGGCGCTGCAGCCCGGCATGACGCGCGAGCAGGTGCAGGCGATCCTCGGCACGCCGCTGGTGGCCAGCGTCTTCCACGCCAACCGCTGGGACTACGTCTTCACGCTGCAGCGCCAGGGCCAGCCGCCGCAGCGCCGCGTGGTGACGGTGTTCTTCGACGGTGACCGGCTGGCGCGCGTGCAGGCCGACGAGCTGCCGACCGAGGAGGAGTTCGTCGCCTCGCTTGCTGCGCGCCGTCCCGCCGGCCAGGCACCGGCGCTGGAGGCGAGCGAGGAACAGCTGCGCGCATTCGAGGCCAAGGGCACGTCCGCCCCGGCCACGCCCCCGTCCCCCGAGGCGGCCCCGGACGCGGCGGCGGCGTCCACGGCGCGGTCCTATCCGCCGCTCGAACCCCGCTGA
- the fur gene encoding ferric iron uptake transcriptional regulator, with amino-acid sequence MTGIEELKSTGLKATLPRLKILEIFQSGRQRHMTAEDVFKVLLEEQSDIGLATVYRVLTQFEQAGILVRSNFESGKAVYELNEGQHHDHLVCLDCGRVEEFYDAEIERRQQAIAQERGFQLQEHALSLYAHCIREDCPHRTKPRRP; translated from the coding sequence ATGACCGGCATCGAAGAACTCAAGAGCACGGGGCTCAAGGCCACGTTGCCGCGACTCAAGATCCTGGAGATCTTCCAGTCTGGCCGTCAGCGCCACATGACGGCCGAGGATGTCTTCAAGGTGCTGCTGGAAGAGCAGTCCGACATCGGGCTGGCGACCGTCTACCGGGTGCTGACGCAGTTCGAGCAGGCCGGCATCCTGGTGCGCAGCAATTTCGAGTCTGGCAAGGCGGTCTACGAGCTCAACGAGGGCCAGCACCACGACCACCTGGTGTGCCTGGACTGCGGTCGGGTGGAAGAGTTTTACGACGCCGAAATCGAACGCCGCCAGCAGGCAATCGCCCAAGAGCGCGGCTTCCAACTGCAAGAGCATGCCTTGTCACTGTATGCGCACTGCATACGCGAGGACTGCCCGCACCGCACCAAGCCGCGCCGCCCCTGA
- the hprK gene encoding HPr(Ser) kinase/phosphatase, translating to MKPRAVSADALFEHHRETLKWQWVAGQTASERRFDDKAVSEARSGADLVGYLNHIHPYRAQVLGAREVAYLQNATEEDCRRRVARIVTLEPPLLVVADDQLPPAELVAMCERAHIPLFATAASAAFVIDVLRAYLSRHFAERTTLHGVFMDILGLGVLITGESGLGKSELGLELITRGHGLVADDAVDLYRVSQTAIEGRCPELLQNLLEVRGIGLLDIKAIFGETAVRRKMRLRLIVHLVRQATLDREYERLPSEPLFQDVLGVAIRKAVIPVVAGRNIAVLVEAAVRNTILQLRGIDTYQEFVQRQRAAMLRDD from the coding sequence ATGAAGCCCCGCGCCGTCAGTGCCGACGCCCTGTTCGAGCACCACCGCGAAACCCTGAAGTGGCAGTGGGTCGCGGGGCAGACGGCGTCCGAGCGGCGCTTCGACGACAAGGCGGTGTCCGAGGCGCGCTCCGGCGCCGATCTGGTCGGCTACCTGAACCACATACACCCCTACCGGGCCCAGGTGCTGGGCGCGCGCGAGGTGGCGTACCTGCAAAACGCCACCGAGGAGGATTGCCGCCGGCGCGTGGCGCGCATCGTTACGCTGGAGCCGCCGCTGCTGGTCGTGGCCGACGATCAGCTCCCGCCGGCGGAGCTGGTGGCGATGTGCGAACGCGCGCACATCCCGCTCTTTGCCACGGCGGCGTCCGCGGCCTTCGTCATCGACGTCCTGCGCGCGTACCTGTCGCGCCACTTTGCCGAGCGCACCACGCTGCACGGGGTGTTCATGGACATCCTCGGGCTGGGGGTGTTGATCACCGGCGAGTCGGGGTTGGGCAAGAGCGAGCTGGGGTTGGAGCTCATCACGCGCGGGCACGGCCTGGTGGCGGACGACGCGGTCGACCTGTACCGCGTGAGCCAAACCGCGATCGAGGGGCGCTGCCCGGAGCTGCTGCAAAACCTGCTGGAGGTGCGTGGCATCGGCCTGCTCGACATCAAGGCGATCTTTGGCGAGACGGCGGTGCGGCGCAAGATGCGGCTGCGCCTGATCGTGCACCTGGTGCGGCAGGCGACGCTGGACCGCGAATACGAGCGGCTGCCCAGCGAGCCGCTGTTTCAGGACGTGCTGGGCGTGGCGATCCGCAAGGCGGTCATCCCGGTGGTGGCGGGGCGCAACATCGCGGTGCTGGTGGAAGCGGCGGTGCGCAACACCATCCTGCAACTGCGCGGCATCGACACCTATCAGGAGTTCGTGCAGCGCCAGCGCGCCGCGATGCTGCGTGACGACTGA
- a CDS encoding PTS sugar transporter subunit IIA → MNRLSAILPPEHVLVAVDATSKKRAFEEAGLLFESLHGLNRALVTDSLFARERLGSTGLGHGVAIPHGRIKGLKQPMAAVFQLAQPIGFDAPDEQPVNLLIFLLVPEAATQKHLEILSEIAELLSDAALREKLRSADNAATLHGLIASWQSAHAAA, encoded by the coding sequence ATGAACCGACTCTCTGCGATCCTGCCGCCCGAGCACGTGTTGGTGGCCGTCGACGCCACGAGCAAGAAACGCGCGTTCGAGGAAGCGGGGCTGCTGTTCGAATCCCTGCACGGGCTCAACCGGGCGCTCGTCACCGACAGCCTGTTTGCGCGCGAGCGCCTGGGCTCCACCGGCCTGGGGCACGGCGTGGCGATTCCGCACGGGCGCATCAAGGGCCTCAAGCAGCCGATGGCGGCGGTGTTCCAGCTCGCGCAGCCGATCGGGTTCGACGCGCCGGACGAGCAGCCGGTCAACCTGCTGATCTTCCTGCTGGTGCCGGAGGCGGCGACGCAGAAGCACTTGGAAATCCTGTCCGAAATCGCCGAACTGCTCAGCGACGCCGCGCTGCGCGAGAAGCTGCGCAGCGCCGACAACGCCGCCACGCTGCACGGCCTGATCGCGAGCTGGCAGTCGGCGCACGCCGCCGCCTGA
- the hpf gene encoding ribosome hibernation-promoting factor, HPF/YfiA family yields the protein MNLTISGHHLEVTPALRNYVTSKLERISRHFDQVVDIRVLLTVDKIKDKDHRQKAECNIHVKGKDIYAESTHADLYAAVDELADKLDRQVLRYKDKVQEHHHLPMKKEVV from the coding sequence ATGAACCTGACCATCAGTGGACACCACCTCGAGGTGACCCCCGCCCTGCGCAACTACGTGACCAGCAAGCTGGAACGCATCTCGCGCCACTTCGATCAGGTGGTGGACATCCGCGTGCTGCTCACCGTGGACAAGATCAAGGACAAGGATCACCGCCAGAAGGCCGAGTGCAACATCCACGTCAAGGGCAAGGACATCTACGCCGAGAGCACCCACGCCGATCTGTACGCCGCGGTGGACGAGCTGGCCGACAAGCTCGACCGCCAGGTGCTGCGCTACAAGGACAAGGTCCAGGAGCACCACCACCTGCCGATGAAGAAAGAGGTTGTCTGA
- a CDS encoding carboxymuconolactone decarboxylase family protein, which produces MNAPIARLALEPQTLASTIGVAHDVLAAAQARLGFVPHMYTHMANAPGLLHTYTTGYEHFRQASGFTPAEQEVVFLTISRFHRCTYCMAAHSMIADKVSKVPAPVLQALRDGTAIPDAKLAALSAFTHAMVESRGAPTPEQVQAFRAAGYGDQQVLEIILAIAVKTLSNFSNHVLHTPVDPAFQPYAWQA; this is translated from the coding sequence ATGAACGCCCCCATTGCCCGACTGGCGCTGGAACCCCAAACCCTGGCCTCGACCATCGGCGTGGCCCACGACGTGCTGGCCGCCGCGCAAGCGCGGCTGGGCTTCGTGCCCCACATGTACACCCACATGGCCAATGCGCCCGGGCTGTTGCACACCTACACCACCGGCTACGAGCACTTCCGACAGGCGAGCGGCTTCACCCCCGCCGAGCAGGAGGTCGTGTTTCTGACCATCAGCCGCTTTCACCGCTGCACCTACTGCATGGCGGCGCACAGCATGATCGCCGACAAGGTCTCCAAGGTGCCCGCCCCCGTGCTGCAGGCGCTACGTGATGGCACGGCCATTCCCGACGCCAAGCTCGCCGCCTTGTCCGCCTTTACCCACGCGATGGTGGAAAGCCGCGGAGCCCCCACGCCCGAGCAGGTGCAGGCGTTTCGCGCGGCCGGCTACGGCGACCAACAGGTGCTCGAGATCATCCTCGCCATTGCGGTCAAGACGCTGAGCAACTTCAGTAACCACGTGCTGCACACCCCGGTGGACCCGGCTTTCCAGCCATACGCCTGGCAGGCTTGA
- a CDS encoding BufA1 family periplasmic bufferin-type metallophore, translating to MNQHLSAAALTLALGAALATAATTASAQSSGQDMGMGGKEKCYGVALKGKNDCAAGPGTTCAGTSKKDYQGNAWKFVPAGTCEKTPSPTSPTGFGQLKEFKEKA from the coding sequence ATGAATCAGCATCTGTCCGCTGCCGCCCTCACGCTCGCGCTGGGGGCTGCCCTGGCCACCGCCGCCACGACCGCCTCGGCCCAATCCTCGGGGCAGGACATGGGGATGGGTGGCAAAGAAAAATGCTATGGCGTCGCCCTCAAGGGCAAGAACGACTGCGCCGCCGGGCCAGGCACCACCTGCGCCGGAACGTCGAAGAAGGACTATCAGGGCAACGCCTGGAAGTTCGTTCCCGCGGGCACGTGCGAAAAGACCCCGTCACCCACGTCGCCCACGGGCTTCGGCCAGCTCAAGGAATTCAAGGAAAAAGCGTAA
- the bufB gene encoding MNIO family bufferin maturase, whose amino-acid sequence MPPAPAATPNDRLPARGGLGLKPAYFPTILEQGPDVGFFEVHAENYFVAGGPMHHFLGRIRERYALSLHGVGLSIGGEGPLDRAHLAALQRLLDRYQPQAFSEHLAWSSHGGHFFNDLLPLPYTNATLQRVCAHIDQVQHTLGRRLLLENPSTYVEFAASTWDEADFITEVVRRTDCGLLLDVNNAYVSCTNHGRDAHAYLARLPLHAVGEIHLAGFAEDVDAAGARLLIDTHGAPVDDAVWALYRYALRHTGPVATLIERDQHLPAFAVLLAEAHAADAWLAEAAAQAPMRAEVV is encoded by the coding sequence ATGCCGCCTGCCCCCGCCGCCACGCCAAACGACCGCCTGCCCGCGCGCGGCGGGCTCGGGCTCAAGCCGGCGTACTTCCCCACCATCCTCGAGCAAGGCCCGGACGTGGGCTTCTTCGAGGTGCACGCGGAGAACTATTTCGTCGCGGGCGGCCCGATGCACCATTTCCTCGGCCGCATCCGCGAGCGCTACGCCCTGTCCCTCCACGGGGTGGGGTTGTCCATCGGCGGCGAGGGGCCGCTGGATCGTGCGCATCTGGCGGCGCTCCAGCGTTTGCTGGATCGTTACCAGCCGCAGGCGTTTTCCGAACATCTGGCCTGGTCCAGCCACGGCGGGCATTTTTTCAACGACCTGCTGCCGCTTCCCTATACCAACGCCACCTTGCAGCGCGTGTGCGCGCACATCGACCAAGTGCAGCACACACTGGGCCGTCGCCTGCTGCTGGAAAACCCCTCGACCTATGTCGAGTTCGCCGCGTCCACCTGGGACGAGGCGGACTTCATCACCGAAGTGGTGCGCCGCACCGACTGCGGGCTGCTACTCGACGTCAACAACGCGTACGTGAGCTGCACCAACCACGGCCGTGACGCGCACGCGTATCTGGCGCGGCTGCCGCTGCACGCGGTGGGCGAAATCCACCTCGCCGGCTTTGCCGAGGACGTGGACGCGGCGGGCGCGCGGCTGCTGATCGACACCCACGGTGCCCCCGTGGACGATGCCGTGTGGGCCTTGTACCGGTACGCCCTGCGCCACACCGGCCCGGTGGCCACGCTGATCGAGCGCGACCAGCACCTGCCCGCCTTCGCGGTGCTGCTGGCCGAGGCGCATGCCGCCGATGCGTGGCTGGCCGAGGCGGCCGCGCAGGCACCGATGCGCGCGGAGGTGGTGTGA
- a CDS encoding HvfC/BufC N-terminal domain-containing protein, which translates to MLAWTHALLDPSVPPPPGLVAWNGSDVTPRFAVYRNNVVVSLIDALADTYPVVAQLVGEAFFRAMAREYVCAHPPTTPVLAHYGGDFAAFIEGFPPAAPVPYLADVARVEWANLQALHAPDAPVLTAAALQAALADPERLPALRLHLHPSLHALRLRHAAVSIWAAHHGHGALETIDPTRAECAVVVRTDLVVQVIPVDEAALAVLDDIAAGWPLGAVLERLTARAAPLDLGPWLGRLLQVHALSALSLTPTNTDSTEETRS; encoded by the coding sequence ATGCTCGCCTGGACGCACGCGCTGCTCGACCCTTCGGTGCCACCGCCGCCCGGCCTGGTCGCGTGGAACGGCTCGGACGTGACGCCGCGCTTTGCGGTGTACCGCAACAACGTCGTGGTCTCGCTCATCGACGCGTTGGCCGACACCTACCCGGTGGTGGCGCAGCTGGTCGGCGAGGCCTTCTTTCGCGCAATGGCGCGCGAATACGTGTGCGCACACCCACCCACCACGCCGGTGCTGGCGCACTACGGGGGCGATTTCGCCGCGTTCATCGAGGGCTTCCCGCCGGCGGCCCCGGTGCCGTACCTGGCGGACGTGGCCCGCGTGGAGTGGGCCAACCTGCAGGCGCTGCACGCCCCGGATGCGCCGGTGCTGACCGCAGCCGCCTTGCAAGCGGCGCTCGCCGACCCCGAGCGGTTGCCCGCGCTGCGCCTCCATTTACATCCCTCGCTGCACGCGTTGCGGTTGCGCCACGCCGCCGTGTCGATCTGGGCCGCGCACCACGGACACGGCGCACTGGAGACGATCGACCCCACGCGCGCGGAATGCGCCGTGGTCGTGCGCACCGACCTCGTGGTGCAAGTGATCCCCGTGGATGAGGCCGCCCTGGCCGTGCTCGACGACATCGCCGCGGGTTGGCCCCTCGGGGCGGTGTTGGAGCGCCTGACGGCGCGCGCCGCGCCGCTCGATCTGGGCCCATGGCTGGGCCGGCTGCTGCAGGTCCACGCCCTGAGCGCGCTGAGCCTCACCCCCACCAATACCGATTCAACCGAGGAGACGCGATCATGA
- a CDS encoding DoxX family protein — MNPCPAWTQWPRRVIAGFERIPHSAIALLARFSIAAVFWKSGQTKIEGLAIDLIDGQWQLGWPRLSDSAVELFRSEYRLPLLPPELAAYLAAFAEHLFPLLLLIGLATRFSALALLGMTAVIQFLVYPGAYPTHGTWAAVLLYLMVHGPGTVSIDHLIARRCRHG, encoded by the coding sequence ATGAACCCCTGCCCCGCCTGGACCCAGTGGCCGCGCCGCGTCATCGCCGGGTTCGAACGCATTCCGCACAGCGCCATCGCGCTGCTGGCGCGGTTTTCGATCGCGGCCGTGTTTTGGAAATCGGGCCAGACCAAGATCGAAGGGCTGGCCATCGACCTCATCGATGGGCAGTGGCAGCTCGGTTGGCCCCGTCTGTCCGACAGTGCGGTGGAGCTGTTTCGCAGCGAGTACCGGCTGCCCCTGCTGCCGCCGGAGCTGGCGGCCTACCTGGCGGCCTTTGCCGAACACCTGTTCCCGTTGCTGCTGTTGATCGGGCTGGCCACGCGGTTTTCCGCCCTGGCGCTGCTCGGGATGACCGCGGTGATCCAGTTTCTCGTCTACCCCGGTGCCTACCCGACGCACGGCACCTGGGCGGCGGTGTTGCTGTACCTGATGGTGCACGGGCCGGGGACGGTCTCGATCGATCACCTGATCGCGCGCCGCTGCCGTCACGGTTGA
- a CDS encoding zf-HC2 domain-containing protein, producing MKPMLNCVEATRLMSEALERELALGETLPLRFHVMMCAGCRNFRDQMGALRRIARAYAQGQDERAAAATGGETPSAPR from the coding sequence ATGAAGCCCATGCTCAACTGCGTGGAGGCCACGCGCCTGATGTCCGAAGCGCTCGAGCGCGAGCTGGCGCTGGGGGAAACCCTGCCGCTGCGTTTTCACGTGATGATGTGTGCGGGTTGCCGCAATTTTCGCGACCAGATGGGCGCGCTGCGCCGCATCGCGCGCGCCTATGCGCAAGGGCAGGATGAGCGCGCCGCCGCCGCGACGGGTGGGGAGACGCCGTCGGCCCCACGTTGA
- a CDS encoding RNA polymerase factor sigma-70, producing MIPEKPSVPFEGAFLDELRRQMLHFATLQLSDAHAAEDAVQEALIGAMQNAGSFAGRAAFKTWVFAILKNKIADELRRRQRSVNVGSLAFADEDDEDLHELFDRRGYWEADERPQHWADPEGALHDAQFWRVFDACLAHLPPKQARVFMMREFLELETPEICASVGLTVSNLHVMLHRARLRLRECLENHWFAGDPR from the coding sequence ATGATTCCTGAAAAGCCGTCGGTGCCTTTCGAAGGTGCATTTCTGGACGAACTGCGGCGGCAGATGCTGCACTTTGCGACCTTGCAGTTGTCCGACGCCCACGCCGCCGAAGACGCGGTGCAGGAAGCCCTGATCGGGGCGATGCAAAACGCGGGTTCCTTTGCCGGGCGCGCCGCGTTCAAGACCTGGGTGTTTGCGATTCTCAAAAACAAGATCGCCGACGAGCTGCGGCGGCGCCAGCGCAGCGTCAACGTGGGCAGCCTGGCTTTCGCGGACGAAGACGATGAGGATCTGCACGAGCTGTTCGACCGGCGTGGTTATTGGGAGGCCGACGAGCGCCCTCAGCACTGGGCCGATCCGGAAGGGGCGTTGCACGACGCACAGTTCTGGCGGGTGTTCGACGCGTGCCTTGCGCACCTGCCGCCCAAGCAGGCGCGCGTGTTCATGATGCGCGAATTTCTGGAGCTGGAAACGCCGGAGATCTGTGCCAGCGTGGGCCTGACCGTCAGCAACCTCCACGTCATGCTGCACCGCGCCCGGCTGCGCCTGCGCGAATGCCTGGAAAACCACTGGTTTGCGGGAGACCCCCGATGA
- a CDS encoding HD-GYP domain-containing protein, translating to MKHTSGDDIPLDARIVGVCDAFDAMTSHRPYRADMPRDEALAQVRMMRERQFDASAADALLSLDAATLDHVIGHSDEGIPLQNCPMCGPTLVLRRHHQAGEHLYCRNCTGEFELQPDPAGLRAVPTGRQGAPAQLVPEVDEALIAQTVHTIVAALPVSELVSR from the coding sequence ATGAAACATACAAGCGGCGATGACATCCCGCTCGATGCCCGCATCGTCGGCGTGTGCGACGCCTTCGATGCCATGACCAGCCACCGCCCTTACCGCGCCGACATGCCGCGCGACGAGGCGTTGGCGCAGGTGCGGATGATGCGGGAGCGCCAGTTCGATGCGTCCGCGGCCGACGCCTTGCTCAGCCTGGACGCCGCGACGCTCGATCACGTGATCGGGCACAGCGATGAGGGCATACCGCTGCAGAACTGCCCGATGTGCGGTCCCACGCTGGTGCTGCGCCGCCACCACCAGGCGGGCGAGCACCTGTATTGCCGCAACTGCACGGGCGAATTCGAACTGCAGCCGGACCCCGCTGGTCTACGGGCCGTGCCCACGGGCCGCCAGGGCGCACCCGCACAACTCGTGCCGGAGGTGGATGAGGCGTTGATCGCGCAAACCGTGCACACTATCGTCGCGGCGCTGCCGGTGTCCGAGCTGGTGTCGCGGTGA
- a CDS encoding HD-GYP domain-containing protein: MSWVTKWWGGESRADPAGREGASRRTAAESLLASLLTMAWVVEARDPYTGGHLWRVSRYAWLVAQAMGLPPADVARISLGGFLHDLGKVAVPDAILRKAGTLSADEYAVIQTHPTMGVRMLAGHPLATVVRNAVGLHHERPDGRGYPRGLSNRLFCQAPRGEL; the protein is encoded by the coding sequence ATGAGCTGGGTGACGAAGTGGTGGGGCGGGGAAAGCCGGGCAGATCCCGCCGGCCGCGAAGGCGCATCGCGCCGCACGGCGGCCGAATCGCTGCTGGCCAGTCTGCTGACGATGGCCTGGGTGGTGGAGGCGCGCGACCCCTACACCGGTGGCCACTTGTGGCGGGTGTCGCGCTACGCGTGGCTCGTCGCCCAAGCGATGGGGCTGCCGCCCGCCGACGTGGCGCGCATCAGCCTCGGCGGCTTTTTGCACGACCTGGGCAAGGTGGCCGTGCCCGACGCGATCCTGCGCAAGGCCGGCACCCTGAGCGCCGACGAATACGCGGTAATCCAGACGCACCCGACGATGGGGGTGCGCATGTTGGCCGGACACCCGCTCGCCACCGTGGTGCGCAACGCCGTGGGGCTGCACCACGAGCGCCCGGACGGGCGGGGCTATCCGCGCGGTCTGAGTAACCGTCTTTTCTGTCAAGCGCCGAGAGGCGAGTTGTGA
- a CDS encoding FAD-dependent oxidoreductase: MQSGHDRGTVVAHVVALDANQRRVHLSDGQTLAYERLSLDVGSETDVRWLQATGPRLLPIKPLDRFIAAWPRLLAQAGAQPGFRLCVVGGGAAGFELALAARHALRRHAPEAEVMLVAGPAGVLPGHAAGVRRRAVRQLQRADIAILTQRAVGDERGVMLEDGQVVHADVVLAATGARPPAWLADAGLRCDEAGFVAVDAHHRSVSHPDVYAAGDVCCRVDVPMARSGVHAVHAGPVLAHNLLAPPRSAALAVYRPRRYSLYLLACGRRYAIASWGPFSAEGAWVWRWKDAIDRRFIARFSGGTLETDTEEAAR, translated from the coding sequence ATGCAATCGGGGCACGACAGGGGTACAGTGGTCGCCCATGTCGTGGCACTGGACGCGAATCAACGCCGCGTGCACCTCTCGGACGGGCAGACATTGGCGTACGAGCGTCTTTCGCTCGACGTGGGCAGCGAAACGGACGTTCGCTGGCTGCAGGCCACCGGGCCGCGCTTGCTGCCGATCAAGCCGCTGGATCGCTTCATCGCCGCCTGGCCGCGCTTGCTGGCACAGGCCGGTGCGCAACCGGGGTTCCGGCTGTGCGTCGTCGGGGGCGGTGCAGCGGGGTTCGAGCTGGCGCTGGCGGCCCGGCACGCCCTGCGCCGCCACGCGCCCGAGGCCGAGGTCATGCTGGTGGCCGGACCCGCGGGCGTATTGCCGGGCCACGCCGCCGGGGTGCGGCGGCGGGCCGTGCGGCAACTGCAGCGCGCGGATATCGCGATACTGACACAACGCGCCGTGGGCGACGAACGCGGGGTGATGCTGGAAGACGGCCAGGTGGTGCACGCCGACGTGGTGCTTGCGGCCACCGGGGCGCGACCCCCCGCGTGGTTGGCGGATGCGGGGCTGCGCTGCGACGAAGCCGGCTTCGTCGCGGTGGACGCCCATCACCGCAGCGTGTCGCATCCCGACGTCTATGCGGCCGGTGACGTGTGTTGCCGGGTGGACGTGCCGATGGCGCGCTCGGGCGTACATGCGGTGCACGCCGGCCCCGTTCTGGCGCACAATCTGCTGGCCCCGCCGCGCAGCGCAGCCCTGGCGGTCTACCGGCCGCGCCGGTATTCGCTGTACCTACTGGCCTGTGGGCGTCGCTACGCCATCGCCTCGTGGGGGCCGTTCAGCGCGGAAGGTGCCTGGGTCTGGCGCTGGAAGGATGCGATCGATCGTCGTTTCATCGCCCGCTTTTCGGGCGGCACCTTGGAGACCGACACAGAGGAGGCGGCCCGATGA
- a CDS encoding phosphorylase family protein — translation MAHVSMAQPVCPVLADVLAQAVAAVPAEGTARLHRGGVYVCIEGPQFSSLAESHGYRSLGASVIGMTNMPEAKLAREAQIAYATLAMVTDYDCWHPREAHVNAEMAIGNLMKNATRAQRIAAHAIALVDRLQPLSAAHDALRQALVTPLDAMAPAVRERISVLLR, via the coding sequence GTGGCGCACGTTTCGATGGCGCAGCCCGTCTGCCCGGTACTGGCGGACGTGCTGGCCCAAGCCGTGGCCGCCGTGCCGGCCGAGGGCACCGCACGACTGCACCGCGGAGGGGTCTATGTCTGCATCGAAGGGCCGCAGTTTTCCAGTCTGGCGGAATCGCATGGGTACCGCAGCCTGGGGGCCAGCGTCATCGGCATGACCAACATGCCCGAAGCCAAGCTGGCGCGCGAGGCACAAATCGCCTACGCCACGCTGGCCATGGTCACCGACTATGACTGCTGGCACCCGCGCGAAGCACACGTCAACGCGGAGATGGCCATCGGCAACCTGATGAAAAACGCCACCCGCGCGCAACGCATCGCCGCGCACGCCATCGCGCTGGTGGACCGCTTGCAGCCCCTATCGGCGGCACATGACGCGTTGCGCCAGGCGTTGGTTACACCGCTCGATGCGATGGCACCGGCCGTGCGCGAGCGCATATCCGTGTTGTTGCGCTGA